The following are encoded together in the Equus quagga isolate Etosha38 chromosome 15, UCLA_HA_Equagga_1.0, whole genome shotgun sequence genome:
- the LOC124226673 gene encoding LOW QUALITY PROTEIN: leucine-rich repeat-containing protein 74B-like (The sequence of the model RefSeq protein was modified relative to this genomic sequence to represent the inferred CDS: inserted 2 bases in 1 codon), whose translation MRGPRKRSVGREEREEEAAAAGRPAGVPEAEGDFDAGLDSDLQTGGTVGLESWSKDTISLRSTGAHTIVPASCFLCQGSAPELNLRHCGLGPQGAQALASTLTSNPCVKWLDLRDTGLCEAGTEALAGALSRSSSIYDVDLSENQLGAVGAQAVCAALTVTPAMQRVQLAGNGLEEQAAQYLAELLLAPTGLKPLDLSYSELSDQAGWTLGPALAENTGLTELDMSWNHLRGPGAMAFARGLEANIFLRVLDISYNGLGDPGDFVVGEALKTNNVFEELDMSNNRXSGVGALSPGQGIQVNQTLRTPLLSVSCVCFLGVCFGVLQSVQGDPVSALELLDFSDVQVSREFDDLASSVKVTLPRLCRKTAARRVEHRTELLPAFSPSPPASAPK comes from the exons ATGAGGGGTCCCCGCAAGAGGTCTGTGGGGAGGGAAGAGCGGGAGGAAGAGGCGGCGGCCGCTGGGCGACCTGCAGGGGTCCCGGAGGCCGAGGGGGATTTCGATGCCGGTTTGGACTCCGACCTTCAGACAGGAG GCACCGTGGGCTTGGAGAGCTGGTCAAAGGACACCATCTCCTTGAGGTCCACCGGGGCCCACACCATCGTGCCTGCCTCCTGCTTTCTATGCCAGGGAAGTGCCCCAGAGCTGAACCTGAGACACTGTGGCCTGGGGCCTCAG GGGGCCCAGGCTCTGGCTTCCACGCTGACCTCCAATCCCTGTGTCAAGTGGCTGGACCTTCGGGACACTGGGCTGTGTGAGGCTGGCACAGAGGCCCTGGCAGGTGCCctgagcagaagcagcagcatctaT GATGTGGACCTGTCGGAGAACCAGCTGGGAGCAGTGGGCGCCCAGGCTGTGTGTGCCGCCCTCACGGTGACCCCAGCCATGCAGAGGGTACAGCTGGCAGGGAACGGCCTGGAGGAGCAGGCAGCCCAGTACCTTGCTGAGCTCCTGCTGGCCCCCACGGGCCTGAAACCCCTGGACCTGAGCTACAGCGAGCTGAGTGACCAAGCAG GGTGGACACTTGGACCAGCCCTGGCAGAAAACACAGGACTCACCGAGCTTGACATGAGCTGGAATCACCTTCGAGGCCCAGGAGCCATGGCCTTTGCCAGGGGACTGGAG GCAAACATCTTCCTGAGAGTCCTGGACATCTCATACAATGGCCTTGGAGATCCTGGAGACTTTGTGGTGGGTGAGGCACTTAAGACCAACAATGTATTTGAGGAACTTGACATGAG CAACAACCG ATCTGGAGTGGGAGCCCTGAGCCCGGGCCAGGGCATCCAGGTCAACCAGACACTGAGGACTCCT CTGCTCTCAGTGTCCTGCGTGTGTTTCTTAGGTGTCTGCTTTGGTGTTCTCCAGTCTGTGCAGGGGGACCCAGTGTCTGCCCTGGAACTGCTGGATTTCTCT GATGTCCAGGTGAGCAGAGAGTTTGATGACCTCGCTAGCTCAGTGAAGGTCACTCTTCCAAGGCTTTGCAGAAAGACTGCTGCCCGCAGAGTGGAGCACAGAACAGAGTTGCTGCCAGCCTTCAGCCCGTCCCCACCAGCGTCTGCCCCTAAATGA